Below is a genomic region from Persicimonas caeni.
AAGCACTTCAGAAACTCGTTCAACTGGCACGGAGGCATCATGCACAAACAGCCGAAGGCGCCGAGGAGTATCTGGAAAAGGCTGACGGACAGACGCAAGGCTGTACTGGTCGACCAGCTTCGGGCGATAGCCAGGCGGCAGATGACTTCGACAAATCGACACGGAGGTCGAAATGACGGAGTCCGCGATTCTGCGCCCACCCAAGATCACCGAGCGACATGTCAACCAGCTGGTGGTGGTCTATGTACGGCAATCAACTCTCCAGCAGCTCGAGGAGCATCAAGAGTCGACGCGTCGACAGTATGCGCTCGCCAAACGCGCTCGTCGGTGGGGATGGAGCGATGATCAGATTTTGACCATCGACGACGATCTGGGCACAAGCGGAGCAAGCATCCAGGGAAGGCAAGGTCTCCAGAAACTCATGCAGGAGGTGCGTTGTGGGCATGTCGGGCTGATTCTGGCCCTGGAGTTGTCTCGCTACGCCCGGTGCTGCCTGGACTGGTATCGTCTCCTGGAACTGTGTGCCCAGTACGATACGCTTATTGCCGAAAATGACGTGGTCTACGAGCCCTGCGACCCCAATGACCGCATGCTATTGGGAGTCAAAGCGACGATGTCGGAGACAGAGCTTCACATCATGAAGCAGCGACTCGAGGACGGCAAGCTGGCCAAGGCCAAGCGGGGCGAGCTCGTCTTTGATGTGCCGCGTGGTTACGTATGGAGTGTCGACGAGGAGATCATCAAAGACCCCGACGCCCAGGTGCGCCGGGTCATCGAACTGATCTTCGAGGTGTTCGAGAGGCGGCGCACCATCGGTGGTGTGTGTCGATATCTCGAGGCGCACGACATCAAGCTTCCGCATCGTCGCGACAGCTTCGGGCATCTGGCCCACCTGGGCCCGCTTGAGTGGCACAAGGCGACGAACTCGGCGGTGAGCAACCTTTTGCGGCACCCGATTTATGCGGGGGCCTATGTCTACGGGCGGCGCCAGCGGCCCTCGAACGCCGGGTTCGGGAGTCGAGGCGAGCCAGGCCGGGTCCGAGTCGACCAGGGGCAGTGGCTCGTGTTGCTCAAAGCCAATCACCCCGCCTACATCGACTGGAAGACCTACGAGAGAAACGTGGAACAACTCGAGGACAACAAACCGGCCGTGAAGGGATATGCGCAAAATGGCCAAGCGCTGCTGGGAGGACTGGTCCTTTGTGGCGGGTGCGGCTGGCGGATGAGCCTGCACTATAAAGACCCACAAACGTGGCGCTACGAATGCGAAAACTACAAGACGAAGGCCAAAGATGGCTGTCGCTCCTTCAGTGGGATGTCGCTCGACGAGCTGATCGAAACGCTTGTGTTGCAGGCTCTGGAGCCAGCAGCCATCGAAATGAGTTTGAGGGTTATCGAGGAGGCCGAGAAGGAAAGAGAAAAGCTAAGAGAGCTGTGGGAGCAAAAGCTCGAGCGGGCGCGCTATCGCGCCCAACGAGCATTCGAGCAGTATGGGTCGACCCGAGAAACCGTCTGGTGGCCCAGACCCTCGAAGATCGCTGGCAAGAGGCGCTGGAGGAAGAAGAACGAATCCGACGCGACTACGCCCGCCAAAAAGCCGAGTGGCAGACGCCGCTTCCTGGCGAACAAGCCGAAGAAATACGCCGTCTGGCCCAAGATCTGCCGGCCCTGTGGCATGCCGAGGAGACGCTCCCCAAAGAGCGCCAAGAAATCGTGCGCGCGATCGTCGACGAAATTCACGCGCAGGTCGAAGGCGAAACCGAGCGACTCCGCGTCGAGGTCCACTGGGCCGGAGGTGACCGCACAGCGGCCATCATGCAACGGCCGGTGCAGAGCTGGAAGCAATTGAGCTACTACGACGAGCTTGTCGATAGGATCAGCCGGCTCTTCGAAGCCGGCAAAAGCGATGCCCAGATAAGTGAGCGGCTAAACGAGCAGGGGTATCGAACCGCCGAAGCCCGCCCATTTACGCGGGCAGCGCTCACATCATTGCGCTACAACCTCGGGCTGAAGCGCGCACAGTCGAGCAAGCCGACCGACCTCCTCAATTTAGCCGAGGATGAGTGGACGACCGACCAACTGGCCGAAAGACTCCAGATGCCGCGAGCGTCACTCTACAACTGGATCCGAAGCCAGAAGGTCAATGCCGAAAAGCGAGCCGCTCAGAAGCGCAAGATATGGGTCATCACCGCCGATCAAGCTGAACTCCAGCGTCTTGAAGCCCTCAGAGAGCAAGGAACGAGTCGCTAATCATCTAATAACACCTTCAAACACGGTGGCATCATGAATCACCCACTGGGGTCTTCGGGCTCGATTGGCCGCCTCGGTAGCTACGCAGGCTCATTCACCGGCGGGGCAAGCCCGCCAGCGTCTCGCGCGCCGCGACGAAGAAACGCTCGGGGCGCGCACGACGTCAGACCTTCGGGTGCTCGGGCGGCCCGGAGACGCGTTTATTCGACTTGTGCAAGTCGGCTGCCGCCACCGCGGCGTTGGCTGCGCCCATGTCGCCGGGGGCAAACACGATGGTGTTGCCCTCTTCGGCGACCTGCAGGAGCGTCTGCAGGTAGCGCATCTTGAAGCCGGTGGGCGTCTGGTCGAGCAGCTTGGCGGCCTGGACGAGGCGGTCGGCGGCCTCCTGCTCGCCCTGGGCGCGGATGATCATCGCGCGGCGCTCGCGCTCGGCCTCGGCCTCCTTGGCCATCGCCTTGCGCATCTCGTCGGGTACGCGGATGTCCTTGATCTCGGTGCGCGAGACCTTGACGCCCCACTCGTCGGTGGCCACGTCGATGACCCGTTTGAGGTCGTCGGCGACTTCGACGACCTCGCTCAACAGCTCGTCGAGGGTGCGCCGGCCGATGGTGCTGCGCAGCGAGGTTTGGGCGATTTCGATGGTCGCGCGGTGGTAGTTCTTGACGTTGACGATCGCCTTGTCGGGGTGCTCGACGCGGTAGTAGACGACCGCGTTGACCGTCACCGGCACGTTGTCGCGGCTGATGCACTCCTGCGGCTCGACGTCGACGGTGACGATGCGGCTGTCGACCTTTTGAAAGCGCTCGATGAACGGCAGGCGCCAGACGACGCCCGGGCCGCGGTAGCCCACGATGC
It encodes:
- a CDS encoding recombinase family protein, whose translation is MTESAILRPPKITERHVNQLVVVYVRQSTLQQLEEHQESTRRQYALAKRARRWGWSDDQILTIDDDLGTSGASIQGRQGLQKLMQEVRCGHVGLILALELSRYARCCLDWYRLLELCAQYDTLIAENDVVYEPCDPNDRMLLGVKATMSETELHIMKQRLEDGKLAKAKRGELVFDVPRGYVWSVDEEIIKDPDAQVRRVIELIFEVFERRRTIGGVCRYLEAHDIKLPHRRDSFGHLAHLGPLEWHKATNSAVSNLLRHPIYAGAYVYGRRQRPSNAGFGSRGEPGRVRVDQGQWLVLLKANHPAYIDWKTYERNVEQLEDNKPAVKGYAQNGQALLGGLVLCGGCGWRMSLHYKDPQTWRYECENYKTKAKDGCRSFSGMSLDELIETLVLQALEPAAIEMSLRVIEEAEKEREKLRELWEQKLERARYRAQRAFEQYGSTRETVWWPRPSKIAGKRRWRKKNESDATTPAKKPSGRRRFLANKPKKYAVWPKICRPCGMPRRRSPKSAKKSCARSSTKFTRRSKAKPSDSASRSTGPEVTAQRPSCNGRCRAGSN
- a CDS encoding recombinase family protein; the protein is MQSWKQLSYYDELVDRISRLFEAGKSDAQISERLNEQGYRTAEARPFTRAALTSLRYNLGLKRAQSSKPTDLLNLAEDEWTTDQLAERLQMPRASLYNWIRSQKVNAEKRAAQKRKIWVITADQAELQRLEALREQGTSR
- a CDS encoding SPFH domain-containing protein, which translates into the protein MLSQILPWVTVVNEYERVAVFRLGRIVGYRGPGVVWRLPFIERFQKVDSRIVTVDVEPQECISRDNVPVTVNAVVYYRVEHPDKAIVNVKNYHRATIEIAQTSLRSTIGRRTLDELLSEVVEVADDLKRVIDVATDEWGVKVSRTEIKDIRVPDEMRKAMAKEAEAERERRAMIIRAQGEQEAADRLVQAAKLLDQTPTGFKMRYLQTLLQVAEEGNTIVFAPGDMGAANAAVAAADLHKSNKRVSGPPEHPKV